Part of the Synergistes jonesii genome is shown below.
AAAGTCCGGGCTCCGCAGGGCGGGATGCAGGAGAAATTCCTGCGGGTGCGAACTCAGGGAAAGTGCCGCAGAAAAGAATACCGCCGCGAAAGCGGTAAGGGTGAAAAGGCGGGGTAAGAGCCCACCGGCCGCATGGGGAACCAGCGGGCCAGGCAAACCCCATCCGGAGCAAGGTCGAATAGGGAAGGTTGAGGCTGCCCGCCGACTTCCGGGTACGACCGCTGATTCGTGCGTGCAAGCGCGCGATTAGATAAATGGCCGGAAAGAGCTGCGCTCTTCACAAAACCCGGCTTACTGGGTGCTCTTCATTATCTAAGGCTGCTGAACAAAGCTGTTTTCGGCTTATCAGCAGCTTTGACTTATAAATAACGTTTTGGGCTGCACGACTCTCAGACACAAATCGGTTGGTAAATTCTACACCGTGCCTGTCTAAACGCATTGCACCCGACCTCTACTGGTGTAAAGCTTTTATAATGGTACGACGCCATCGGCAACGTGCGCCGGAACATGCAGAAGGTATCGGAAGACGCCGGTATCACGGCGTTTATCGACAAGCGCGGGCGCTCGTGGAATATGGCGAGTTACACCGACATGCTCTGCCGGACGTCCTCGATGCAGATATTCCATCAGGCTAAAACGAACGAGTATCTCGCGCACGGTGAAGACCTTGTCATCGTGTCGAGCCATTCCCCCACCTGCGACAAGTGCGCGCCGTGGAACGGCAAGGTTCTGTCGCTCACCGGCGAAACGCCTGGATACCCGACGATGGAAGAGGCGAAAGCGGCGGGGCTGTTCCACCCGAACTGCCGGCACACGTATGGGCTGTATATACAGGAAGAGGAACTAAACATTGAGGAGAAGCACGCACTCAACAGGTATGTCAGCTCAGACTCATATAAAATAAATGAGAAGCTGCGCACAAGGAGTCAGTTAACAGATGACGAGAAACAATTCATTAATCTGTTAGATAAGGCCTTAGACAAACTTCCTGATTATCAGGGGACGGTCTATCGTAATATTACCCTTGATATGGCGAGCGAAGAGGAGTTTGATAACTTTGCACGCCGTCATTCCGTTGGTAATTTTGTTGGTTATGAGGGGTATACTTCGACCTCGAAGGATAAGGAGGGCTACATAATCGATGGTGATAAAATTGTGTTAATCACGATGAAAGTCAAGCACGGGAAGGATATCAATCATTTTGGTTATGGTATCCCGGAAGAACAGGAGGTATTATTGAAACGCGGTGCAAAATTTGAGATAACGAAAGCTCAACTGGAGGACGGCAAGTTATTTCTTACAATGGAGGAAAAGGAATGAAGCATCGCTGGGACAACGAACCCCTTGAAAATGCGATAAAACTCTGTAATGACTGTAAGCATATTTGGCCACACGAAATTAAGTGTGACGCATATCCAGATGGCATACCGGATGACGTCCTGTTTTGCCGCCTTGACCATCGCAACCCTATAGACGGTGACCATGGCATACAATTTGAGCCGAAAGAAAACAACGACGGAGGTTAGTATATGTCAATAGACGCCAAACTTTTTGTTCTATACGCTATTTACGTCGAGTATCAGAAGGACCTGCCGAATATGGAGTCCGTCACCGCAGAAGCTCTTGGCATTGACGAAGACGTCTTCAACGTGGCCGTCCTCAAGCTGTGCAATGAAGGCTATATTACCGGGGCTGATCCGATTTATGTAGATCAGCTTGCGTATCCGGTTTCTGTCGATATGTCGCGTGTGATGCCGACGCAGAAGGGTATTGAGGCCGCTTCCGGCGACCTTGCGGTGACCGCGAGGACAGGCGGCGAACGGGTGCGGCAGATGGCGGGCAGGTTCATTGAATATGGCTGGCAGGGGCTGACGGACTTCGCAGCCAAAGTGCTCGTCGAAATAGGGAAGCAGGCTCTCAAGTAAAACAAACAACATCAGTCACATAGCCGCCTTCGGGCGGCTTTTTTCATGCCGAAAGGAGGCGAGCGAGTGCAAAACCTTAAAGAAATATGCGAAGAATGGGCGCCGAGGTTGGGGCTTGCCCATTGGGAGATAGCCGTCCGCTGGGCGGATGAAAAAGACCTTGAAGAAATGACGCCGTGGGCTGAATCCGACGTAAAATTCAAGCCTTGCGCCGAAAAGGCGGTGATACGGGTAAAAAGAGAGGGAGATTACAAGCGGCTCGACAGGAGCGAGCGGCACGACGTGGAAGCTATTGTCGTTCACGAACTGCTCCATCTCGTTTTCTCCCACTTCACCTACGGCGAGGACGACGGCATAAAAGACAGTTTGTTCGATATAGGAATAGACAGAATCGCCAAATGTCTGGTGAAGCTGAAGAAATGCCCGTGCGGCGATGGCGAGGGCGGTGAAAAACAATGAACAAAAAACAGGGGGTTGCTGATGTCAATACTGACAAAAACCGGCGGTAGCGCACTCATAATACTTCGCTGCGCGCCGTTATAGTTCTCTACCACACTCCGAAATGCTATAATAGCAGCAACGTATTAAAGACTGTTACCAAAGGATGAAAGGTGAGTCCGTCGTGGCTACAGAAATGAAAACGACACCGTTCGGCATGAAAATAATGGGGCTGTGTCGGGACGCTCTTGGCGGAAAGCTGACCGCCGGCGGGTTCCAGGCGGCGTATGACAAAATCATGCAGGGAGACAAAGACCCTGACGAATGGTGGTCAGACTGGGAAGACGACGAATATATGGCAGACCTTGCGCTCGCGGTCGAAAACTACGAGCCGAACAAGGCGATCCGCGACTCCGACGATTGCGGCTACCTTGACGATGCCGGAATGATGGAGGCAATTGAAGCATGTTACGCCAAGTACCAAGCGGCGATGCAGGGGTAATCTCAGAAGAATACATCCCTATACAATAAAGATACATAAAAACGACCTCATGTTGATAAGCATGAGGTCGTTTTTGTTGTCAAAAATTCGACGAAAAGGAGATGTCATTTATGGGCTGTAAGGCTAAAAAGAAGAAAAGAGTGGCGGCGCAGGCAGATACGTGTCCTATAAAGATTCAAAGCCGTTGACGGACGACCTGAAAGCCGTTTACACCACCGTCGACGAGCCTTTGGCTCTTGATGAGCTGGAGGGCTTCGCTGAGAAATGGGATGCGAAGTACCCGAAGATATCAAAATCGTGGCGGAAAAACTGGGCCGGGCTCAGCACATATTTCAAATACCCGCAAGAAGTGAGACGGCTTATATACACCACCGACACAATCGAAAGCTTCAACCGGCAGCTTCGTAAAGTGACCAAAGCGAAGTCGGTATTCCCGACGGACGACAGCCTGCTGAAGATGCTGTACTTGGCAATGAAGGACATCACGAAGAAATGGACGGGGCGGCGTCGGGACTTGAGCATCATCCATCCCAGCGAGTTTGTGAAAAAATCTCTGTAAATAGATCTTCTATGATAAGAGTTGAGGATTGAAGAGCTGTATTCTAGTAGATCAGAACACACAATCCTTTATTCCCTTATAATTCATGCAAGTGAGTATGTCAAGTACAAGCGGAGTGAAAACTCTGCCTGTGGGATAGCGCGTAAAAAAATGAGTAACCCTCCTCATATTCGGTAAAGTACAATATACAGACAAAACAGGAGGTCTAACGTTATGGCAAAACGAACAAGCCCGCTGGGAGAAGCGGGAAGCAAGAAGCTCCGCGAGATGATAAAGGAGTACGATATCAGGACGATGGACGACGTCCACAACTTCGTCAAGATGTTGACCGCCGAGACCATCCAGACGGCATTGGATGCCGAACTTGAAAACGAGCTCGGTTACTCAAAATATGACTACAAG
Proteins encoded:
- a CDS encoding phage minor capsid protein, with protein sequence MQKVSEDAGITAFIDKRGRSWNMASYTDMLCRTSSMQIFHQAKTNEYLAHGEDLVIVSSHSPTCDKCAPWNGKVLSLTGETPGYPTMEEAKAAGLFHPNCRHTYGLYIQEEELNIEEKHALNRYVSSDSYKINEKLRTRSQLTDDEKQFINLLDKALDKLPDYQGTVYRNITLDMASEEEFDNFARRHSVGNFVGYEGYTSTSKDKEGYIIDGDKIVLITMKVKHGKDINHFGYGIPEEQEVLLKRGAKFEITKAQLEDGKLFLTMEEKE
- a CDS encoding YjcQ family protein — its product is MSIDAKLFVLYAIYVEYQKDLPNMESVTAEALGIDEDVFNVAVLKLCNEGYITGADPIYVDQLAYPVSVDMSRVMPTQKGIEAASGDLAVTARTGGERVRQMAGRFIEYGWQGLTDFAAKVLVEIGKQALK
- a CDS encoding transposase; this translates as MSYKDSKPLTDDLKAVYTTVDEPLALDELEGFAEKWDAKYPKISKSWRKNWAGLSTYFKYPQEVRRLIYTTDTIESFNRQLRKVTKAKSVFPTDDSLLKMLYLAMKDITKKWTGRRRDLSIIHPSEFVKKSL